From Bdellovibrio bacteriovorus, a single genomic window includes:
- a CDS encoding cysteine hydrolase family protein: MKKALLVIDLQVCYLKMNATEDAAMKAISKVNQLTEKAMKEDFEIFYIQHFFDKGPEKWVLKWFFKGAGLRSDPNAIFDPRLEIRNSQILQKNTENTFLSTDLHRILQEKGINEIHIVGQDGTACIQATAYGALKLGYSVKIVDEAILSGSPKKWAKIKADLITRPHCELI; the protein is encoded by the coding sequence ATGAAAAAAGCCCTTTTAGTTATTGATCTGCAAGTTTGTTATCTGAAAATGAATGCAACCGAAGATGCGGCGATGAAAGCCATTTCAAAGGTCAATCAACTCACAGAGAAAGCAATGAAAGAAGATTTCGAGATCTTTTACATTCAGCACTTCTTTGATAAGGGCCCTGAAAAATGGGTTCTCAAGTGGTTCTTTAAGGGCGCTGGCTTACGCTCAGACCCCAACGCCATCTTTGATCCGCGTTTGGAAATTCGCAATTCTCAAATTCTTCAAAAGAATACAGAAAATACTTTTTTATCGACGGATCTTCATCGCATCCTGCAAGAAAAAGGCATTAACGAAATCCACATTGTTGGACAGGATGGCACAGCCTGCATTCAGGCAACAGCCTACGGAGCCCTCAAACTCGGCTATTCAGTGAAGATCGTGGATGAAGCTATCCTGAGTGGCTCTCCTAAAAAGTGGGCCAAGATCAAGGCCGACTTGATCACTCGTCCTCATTGCGAGTTGATTTAA
- a CDS encoding cysteine desulfurase family protein, protein MNQSRVFHYFDHNATTPVCKEVLEALPELAQAWGNPSSIHWGGRMPKNILRDARKAMADAIHASPLEIVFTSGGSEANNTVLKGLFDYYQTAQFLTPEQRRRTHYMTTTVEHPSIMKAMQHLQSLGARVDYIPVNRQGEIDLEFYQAHLSEETALVSVMMANNETGTLFPIKRMAEMAHTKGALFHTDAVQGFGKIPVDVQELGVDFASFSGHKFYSLKGTGVLYTRKGNNVSSLIHGGGQERHRRGGTENTLGIGALGVVAKRASLIPQKVETLTKLRDYMEKRILSEIEEVTITAGETARLPNTSSLVLNGVDGETMLMSLDIKGYAVSTGAACSSGNPEPSPVLLAMGLTRAEAQNSLRVSLGWDTTQEEVDGFIEALKVVVARLRSLNNNEGDSCHV, encoded by the coding sequence ATGAATCAAAGCCGTGTCTTTCATTATTTCGACCACAACGCCACAACTCCTGTGTGCAAAGAGGTCCTTGAAGCCTTGCCCGAACTTGCGCAAGCTTGGGGAAACCCTAGCTCCATTCACTGGGGTGGTCGCATGCCGAAGAATATTCTTCGCGATGCACGTAAAGCTATGGCGGATGCGATTCACGCAAGCCCTTTGGAAATTGTTTTTACTTCTGGTGGTAGTGAAGCGAACAACACCGTACTTAAAGGCCTTTTTGATTACTATCAAACAGCGCAATTCCTCACTCCAGAACAACGTCGTCGCACTCACTACATGACGACAACAGTAGAACATCCAAGCATCATGAAAGCCATGCAGCACTTGCAGTCTTTGGGAGCGCGCGTGGATTACATCCCGGTGAATCGCCAAGGAGAGATTGATCTAGAATTTTATCAAGCTCACCTGAGTGAAGAAACAGCTCTCGTATCCGTGATGATGGCGAACAATGAAACCGGCACTTTGTTTCCGATCAAACGCATGGCCGAGATGGCTCATACAAAAGGCGCTTTGTTTCACACCGATGCTGTTCAAGGTTTCGGAAAAATTCCAGTGGATGTCCAAGAGCTGGGTGTCGACTTTGCTTCTTTTTCGGGTCACAAGTTTTACTCGCTCAAAGGAACGGGCGTTCTTTACACGCGTAAAGGTAATAACGTCAGCTCTTTGATTCATGGTGGTGGCCAAGAAAGACATCGTCGTGGAGGCACGGAAAATACTTTGGGTATTGGCGCGTTGGGAGTTGTTGCAAAAAGAGCGTCGTTGATTCCACAAAAAGTGGAAACGCTGACGAAGCTTCGCGACTACATGGAAAAAAGAATTCTTTCTGAGATTGAAGAAGTCACGATCACCGCAGGAGAGACGGCACGTCTTCCGAACACAAGCTCTTTGGTCTTAAACGGTGTGGATGGCGAAACCATGTTGATGTCTTTGGATATCAAAGGGTATGCGGTTTCTACGGGTGCTGCTTGTTCCAGCGGAAATCCCGAGCCAAGTCCTGTGTTGCTCGCGATGGGCTTAACACGTGCGGAAGCGCAAAACAGTTTGCGTGTCAGTCTAGGTTGGGACACGACTCAAGAAGAAGTCGATGGTTTTATTGAAGCATTAAAGGTCGTAGTGGCTAGACTGCGATCACTGAACAACAACGAAGGAGATTCTTGCCATGTCTAA
- the mnmA gene encoding tRNA 2-thiouridine(34) synthase MnmA: MSKGRVLVAMSGGVDSSAAAALLVEQGYEVIGATMQVWDYSTCDIEEGNGTCCSSIDVDDARAVADRLGIPFYVLNCEAKFRAAVIDPFLKAYLEGQTPLPCVNCNTYLKFDHLVKKMRELECDYLATGHYAKIVYDENGKASIHTSTDDWKDQTYFLFTIDPELVPKLLFPVGDMKKPEVRAYSESRGLVTARKKDSQGICFVGNQGYQNFIKGQVDKTILASKKGLIKRYPAGEVMASHEGIHNFTIGQSKGLGMDHHEKLFVIKIDSADNTVWVGEESHLHALEVTVVDPKLLDEVQDGEVMSVKIRYQHKGSLAQVFKTETGYRLKFQEPQRAVTPGQAAVFYRNKQLVGGGWITL, translated from the coding sequence ATGTCTAAAGGGAGAGTCCTTGTTGCTATGAGCGGAGGCGTGGACAGTTCTGCCGCGGCTGCGCTCTTGGTCGAACAGGGGTACGAAGTTATTGGGGCGACAATGCAAGTCTGGGATTACTCGACTTGTGATATCGAAGAAGGGAATGGGACTTGCTGCTCAAGCATCGACGTTGATGATGCTCGTGCCGTAGCCGATCGTTTAGGAATTCCATTCTATGTTTTAAACTGCGAGGCGAAATTCCGCGCAGCCGTTATTGATCCTTTTTTAAAAGCTTATCTTGAAGGACAAACACCACTTCCGTGCGTGAACTGCAATACGTACTTGAAGTTTGATCACTTGGTTAAAAAGATGCGTGAGCTTGAGTGCGATTACCTGGCAACAGGTCACTACGCAAAGATCGTTTACGATGAAAACGGCAAAGCTTCCATTCACACGTCAACAGACGACTGGAAAGATCAAACGTATTTCTTATTCACTATTGATCCAGAGCTTGTTCCGAAGTTGTTATTTCCCGTCGGCGATATGAAAAAGCCTGAAGTCCGTGCCTACTCTGAAAGCCGTGGTTTGGTGACAGCTCGCAAAAAAGACTCTCAAGGTATTTGCTTCGTGGGTAATCAGGGTTATCAGAACTTTATTAAAGGCCAAGTGGATAAAACCATCCTGGCGTCTAAAAAAGGTCTGATCAAACGCTATCCAGCCGGTGAAGTGATGGCTTCTCATGAAGGCATTCACAATTTCACAATTGGTCAAAGTAAAGGCCTGGGTATGGATCATCATGAAAAACTTTTCGTGATTAAAATCGACTCTGCTGACAATACGGTTTGGGTAGGTGAGGAATCTCACCTACATGCCCTTGAAGTCACCGTGGTAGATCCGAAGCTTTTGGACGAAGTTCAAGACGGCGAAGTCATGAGTGTGAAGATTCGTTACCAGCACAAAGGTTCACTGGCGCAAGTTTTCAAAACGGAAACAGGCTATAGACTTAAATTTCAAGAACCACAACGTGCGGTGACTCCGGGACAAGCGGCCGTGTTCTATCGCAATAA